In one Scyliorhinus canicula chromosome 3, sScyCan1.1, whole genome shotgun sequence genomic region, the following are encoded:
- the lamtor3 gene encoding ragulator complex protein LAMTOR3: MADDLKRYLYKQLPSVEGLHAIVVSDRDGVPVIKVANDNAPEHALRPGFLSTFALATDQGSKLGLSKNKSIICYYNTYQVVQFNRLPLVVSFIANSSANTGLIVSLEKELAPLFEELRQAVEVS, translated from the exons atggcaGAT GACTTGAAGAGATACCTTTACAAACAATTGCCAAG TGTTGAGGGCCTTCACGCCATTGTAGTTTCTGACAGAGATGGGGTGCCTGTGATTAAAG TTGCTAATGATAATGCACCAGAACATGCACTGAGACCTGGATTCCTCTCTACCTTCGCACTAGCAACAGATCAAGGAAGCAAATTGggactttcaaagaacaaaagcATAATTTGCTATTACAATACATACCAG GTTGTGCAGTTTAACCGGTTGCCTTTGGTTGTGAGCTTCATAGCTAACAGCAGCGCCAACACAG GGTTGATTGTCAGTTTGGAGAAAGAGCTTGCACCATTGTTTGAAGAATTGCGCCAGGCTGTGGAAGTGTCATGA